The Drosophila biarmipes strain raj3 chromosome 2L, RU_DBia_V1.1, whole genome shotgun sequence genome has a window encoding:
- the LOC108033610 gene encoding polycomb protein esc: MSSDKVKNGNEGEESEESCGDESASYTTNSTTSRSKSPSSSTRSKRRGRRSTKSKPKSRAAYKYDTHVKENHGANIFGVAFNTLLGKEEPQVFATAGSNRVTVYECPRQGGMQLLHCYADPDPDEVFYTCAWSYDLKTSAPLLAAAGYRGVIRVIDVEQNEAVGNYIGHGQAINELKFHPHKLQLLLSGSKDHAIRLWNIQSHVCIAILGGVEGHRDEVLSIDFNMRGDRIVSSGMDHSLKLWCLNTPEFHHKIELSNTFSQEKSTLPFPTVTKHFPDFSTRDIHRNYVDCVQWFGNFVLSKSCENAIVCWKPGQLHQSFEQVKPSDSSCTIIAEFEYDECEIWFVRFGFNPWQKVIALGNQQGKVYVWELDPSDPEGAHMTTLHNPRSVATVRQIAFSRDASVLVYVCDDATVWRWNRRQAAAI, from the exons ATGAGCAGTGACAAAGTGAAAAACGGCAACGAGGGCGAGGAGTCGGAGGAATCATGTGGC GATGAGTCGGCCAGCTATACGACCAACAGCACCACCTCGCGCAGCAAGTCGCCGTCGTCCAGCACGAGGAGCAAGCGCCGCGGACGCCGGAGCACCAAATCGAAGCCAAAGAGCCGCGCGGCCTACAAATACGA CACCCACGTGAAGGAGAACCACGGAGCCAACATCTTCGGCGTGGCCTTCAACACGCTGCTCGGCAAGGAGGAGCCCCAGGTCTTCGCCACCGCGGGCAGCAACCGGGTCACGGTCTACGAGTGCCCCCGGCAGGGCGGGATGCAGCTGCTCCACTGCTACGCAGATCCGGAT CCCGATGAGGTATTTTACACCTGCGCCTGGTCGTACGACCTGAAGACGTCTGCCCCACTTTTAGCCGCTGCCGGATACCGCGGTGTCATCCGAGTCATCGACGTCGAACAAAACGAGGCGGTGGGAAACTACATAGGGCACGGACAGGCTATCAACGAGCTCAAGTTCCATCCGCACAAGCTGCAGCTCTTGCTCTCGGGCAGCAAGGATCATGCGATAAGGTTGTGGAACATCCAGAGTCACGTCTGCATTGCCATCCTGGGCGGAGTGGAAGGACATCGCGACGAGGTGCTATCCATAGACTTCAATATGCGCGGAGACCGCATCGTGTCCAGCGGCATGGATCACTCGCTGAAACTGTGGTGTCTGAATACGCCTGAGTTTCATCACAAGATCGAACTGTCGAATACTTTCAGCCAGGAGAAATCCACGCTGCCTTTTCCCACGGTGACCAAACACTTTCCCGACTTTTCGACGCGGGATATACACAGGAACTACGTGGACTGTGTGCAGTGGTTTGGCAACTTCGTGCTCTCCAAGTCCTGCGAGAACGCCATCGTGTGCTGGAAGCCGGGACAACTTCACCAGAGCTTCGAGCAGGTGAAGCCGAGCGACTCTTCCTGCACGATCATTGCGGAATTCGAGTACGATGAGTGTGAGATCTGGTTCGTGCGGTTCGGCTTCAATCCCTGGCAGAAGGTGATTGCCCTGGGCAACCAGCAGGGCAAGGTGTATGTGTGGGAGTTGGATCCCAGTGATCCCGAGGGCGCCCACATGACCACCCTGCACAATCCGCGCAGCGTGGCCACTGTGCGACAGATCGCCTTCTCCCGGGACGCCAGCGTCCTGGTTTACGTCTGCGATGACGCCACCGTGTGGCGCTGGAATCGCAGGCAGGCGGCTGCCATCTGA
- the LOC108033608 gene encoding maltase 1 — MGVVKIALVLSVGLVGVLANIHKEKQEDAKYNWWQHEVFYQIYPRSFQDSNGDGIGDLPGITSRLQYFKDTGITAVWLSPIYESPMVDFGYDISNYTNIQPEYGTLQDFDDLIARANELGVKVILDFVPNHSSNKHPWFIKSVAREPGYEDFYVWEDGILLENGTRVPPNNWLSVFSGSAWMWNEERQQFYLRQFTYGQPDLNYRNPAVVQAMDDVMLFWLNKGIAGFRIDAIIYIYEDAQLRDEPLSGTTDDANNEAYLDHIYTRNQPEDYGLLQHWRQLLDNYTASHEGPLRIMMTEGYASVSQLMEYYEDANGVQGPEFPFNFDFITELNANSTAADFVFYISRWLIYMPHGHVANWVMGNHDNPRVASRFGEQSVDALNMLLMTLPGIAITYNGEELGMTDYRDISWSDTVDQPACDAGIDNYKTVSRDPERTPMQWSGDLNAGFSTANRTWLPVNPNYRELNLRNQQQARRSHYKIYQSLLKLRQLPVLKNGSFVPEVVNRRVFAFKRELKGEYTLLTIVNVKNRTEVVDIGDFIDQPNRLAVLVVGVDSQHRVGDRLKADAIELAPYEGLVIQLNKRK, encoded by the exons ATGGGCGTAGTAAAAATAGCTTTGGTATTGAGCGTGGGGCTGGTCGGCGTTTTGGCCAACATTCACAAGGAGAAGCAGGAGGACGCAAAGTACAATTGGTGGCAGCACGAGGTCTTTTACCAGATCTACCCTAGATCCTTCCAGGACAGTAACGGCGATGGGATCGGCGATCTTCCGGGTATTACTTCTAGGTTACAGTACTTCAAGGATACAGGCATCACTGCCGTCTGGCTGAGTCCCATCTACGAGTCGCCCATGGTGGACTTTGGATACGATATATCAAACTACACGAATATTCAGCCGGAGTACGGTACCCTGCAGGACTTTGACGACCTGATAGCCAGGGCAAATGAACTGGGTGTGAAGGTCATCCTGGACTTTGTGCCCAATCACAGCTCGAATAAGCATCCATGGTTCATCAAATCGGTGGCCCGAGAGCCAGGATACGAGGACTTCTATGTGTGGGAGGATGGAATACTCCTGGAGAACGGAACTCGAGTGCCGCCCAACAACTGGCTGTCGGTCTTCTCCGGATCTGCTTGGATGTGGAACGAGGAGAGGCAACAGTTCTACCTGCGCCAATTCACCTACGGGCAACCCGATCTGAACTACCGAAACCCGGCAGTGGTTCAAGCCATGGACGATGTGATGCTCTTCTGGCTAAACAAGGGCATTGCAGGTTTTCGCATCGATgccattatttatatttacgaGGATGCTCAGCTGAGGGACGAGCCTCTGAGTGGCACCACTGATGATGCGAACAATGAGGCTTATTTGGATCACATCTACACCAGAAACCAACCCGAAGATTACGGACTTCTCCAGCACTGGCGGCAACTCCTGGACAACTACACGGCCAGCCATGAGGGACCCCTGAGGATCATGATGACCGAGGGGTATGCCTCAGTGTCCCAGCTGATGGAGTACTACGAAGACGCGAACGGAGTTCAGGGTCCCGAGTTTCCCTTCAACTTTGACTTCATCACCGAGCTGAATGCCAATTCGACAGCTGCCGACTTTGTCTTCTACATCTCCAGGTGGCTTATCTACATGCCACACGGCCATGTGGCCAACTGGGTGATGGGAAATCACGACAATCCTCGAGTGGCTTCGCGATTTGGCGAGCAATCTGTGGACGCCTTGAATATGCTGCTAATGACGCTGCCAGGAATTGCCATAACCTACAAT gGAGAAGAGTTGGGCATGACGGATTACAGGGACATCAGCTGGAGTGATACTGTGGATCAGCCCGCTTGCGATGCTGGTATCGACAACTATAAAACGGTCTCCAGAGATCCGGAGCGCACGCCCATGCAATGGAGTGGAGACCTCAATGCAGGATTCTCCACAGCCAACCGGACTTGGCTGCCTGTCAACCCCAACTACAGGGAGCTCAATCTTCGGAATCAGCAGCAGGCAAGGCGAAGTCACTACAAGATCTACCAGAGTCTTCTGAAGCTCAGACAGCTGCCAGTCTTGAAGAACGGATCCTTTGTTCCAGAAGTGGTGAATCGAAGGgtgttcgctttcaagcg AGAACTAAAGGGCGAGTACACTCTGCTGACCATCGTGAACGTGAAGAACCGCACCGAGGTGGTGGACATCGGCGACTTCATAGATCAACCCAACCGGTTAGCTGTCCTGGTGGTGGGCGTGGACTCGCAGCACCGGGTGGGGGATCGACTCAAGGCCGATGCCATCGAGCTGGCCCCCTACGAGGGATTAGTTATTCAGCTGAACAAGCGAAAGTAA
- the LOC108033612 gene encoding agrin-like — protein sequence MKYLVLVVFLGFLATLFVGSTQASFCPCSLRKAEVCGSNGVTYKNRCEFECSQREYKKLGRILNIRKQGPCFQTKWK from the coding sequence ATGAAGTACCTGGTTTTGGTAGTTTTTCTTGGCTTTTTGGCCACTCTGTTTGTGGGATCCACACAGGCTAGCTTTTGCCCCTGCAGTCTCCGGAAGGCGGAGGTGTGCGGATCTAATGGCGTCACATACAAAAATCGCTGTGAGTTCGAGTGCTCCCAGCGGGAGTACAAAAAGCTCGGCCGGATCCTAAACATCCGCAAGCAGGGGCCTTGTTTCCAAACTAAATGGAAGTAA
- the LOC108033613 gene encoding uncharacterized protein LOC108033613, whose protein sequence is MKRLALLVLLALVITLFAGSSEGSFCPCDLKTKGTEVCGSNSVTYKNRCEFECTQRDYKKLGRTLNIRNEGPCN, encoded by the coding sequence ATGAAGCGCCTGGCTCTGCTGGTCCTGTTGGCCCTCGTGATCACCCTCTTTGCGGGATCCTCGGAGGGCAGCTTCTGCCCCTGCGACCTCAAGACGAAGGGAACGGAGGTGTGCGGCTCGAACAGCGTAACCTACAAGAACCGCTGCGAGTTCGAGTGCACCCAGCGGGACTATAAGAAACTGGGACGCACCCTCAACATCCGGAACGAGGGACCTTGCAACTAG
- the LOC122818794 gene encoding uncharacterized protein LOC122818794: MRGVLLGLMLLAFAAVVARALNCQPCKLLEARKTHANETHTQPK, from the coding sequence ATGAGAGGTGTTCTTTTGGGTCTTATGCTCTTGGCCTTTGCCGCAGTGGTGGCCCGGGCCCTCAACTGCCAGCCGTGTAAGTTACTGGAGGCCCGTAAGACACATGCCAACGAAACCCACACGCAGCCCAAGTGA
- the LOC108033614 gene encoding serine protease inhibitor Kazal-type 1 has translation MRCLALIALCLLALLVLAAGQESKGFCPCPRNYDPVCGSDSVTYSNQCDLNCAAKNQGRAITVVKAGKC, from the coding sequence ATGCGGTGCCTAGCTCTGATCGCCCTCTGCCTGCTTGCTCTTTTGGTCCTGGCTGCGGGCCAGGAGTCCAAGGGCTTCTGCCCGTGTCCCCGCAACTATGATCCTGTCTGCGGATCGGACTCCGTGACCTACAGCAACCAGTGCGATTTGAACTGCGCAGCGAAAAACCAAGGACGGGCAATAACCGTGGTCAAGGCGGGGAAGTGCTAG
- the LOC108033611 gene encoding trypsin inhibitor ClTI-1: protein MKFLSILLALCLFVALAISPARSDEVQKPEKAFCPCPRNYEPVCGTDLRTYPNRCEFDCVRRSVERQGRSMGLLRSGTC, encoded by the coding sequence ATGAAATTCCTGAGCATTCTGCTGGCCCTGTGCCTCTTCGTGGCCCTCGCCATATCGCCGGCCCGCAGCGACGAAGTCCAGAAACCGGAGAAAGCCTTCTGTCCCTGCCCCAGGAACTACGAACCCGTCTGTGGCACCGACCTGAGGACCTACCCGAACCGCTGCGAATTCGACTGCGTTCGACGCAGTGTTGAGCGCCAGGGACGCAGCATGGGCCTGTTGAGATCCGGCACCTGTTGA